Proteins encoded within one genomic window of Acinetobacter sp. YWS30-1:
- a CDS encoding diaminobutyrate--2-oxoglutarate transaminase, translated as MSVSSVNPATNSTNEYYLTRQSQMESNVRSYPRKLPLAIAKAQGCWVTDVEGTEYLDCLAGAGTLALGHNHPAVIQSIQDTLASGLPLHTLDLTTPLKDAFTEALLAYLPGGKEEYCLQFCGPSGADATEAAIKLAKTFTGRSSVISFSGGYHGMTHGSLAMTGNLSAKNSVNGLMPGVQFMPYPHEYRCPLGLGGEAGVDALTYYFENFIEDVESGVTKPAAVILEAIQGEGGVVTAPVKWLQKIREVTEKHNIVLILDEVQAGFARSGKMFAFEHAGIEPDVVVMSKAVGGSLPLAVLGIKRKFDAWQPAGHTGTFRGNQLAMGTGLATLQTIKEQNLAQNAQERGDFLQAELKKLAAEFPCIGNVRGRGLMIGVEIVDERKPADHMGSFPADGQLAAAIQTACFNNKLLLEKGGRNGTVIRLLCPLIITQAECEEVLVRFKKAVAEALIAVRGA; from the coding sequence ATGAGCGTTTCTTCTGTAAATCCTGCCACCAATTCCACAAACGAATACTACTTGACTCGCCAAAGTCAGATGGAATCGAATGTGCGTAGTTATCCACGTAAATTACCGTTAGCGATAGCGAAAGCACAAGGTTGCTGGGTTACCGATGTTGAAGGTACGGAGTACCTTGATTGTTTAGCTGGGGCAGGGACATTGGCATTAGGCCATAATCACCCTGCGGTCATTCAAAGTATCCAGGACACACTTGCAAGCGGTCTTCCATTGCATACGCTGGATCTCACCACTCCTTTAAAAGATGCTTTTACTGAAGCACTTCTTGCTTACCTGCCAGGTGGCAAAGAAGAATACTGCTTACAGTTCTGTGGACCATCTGGTGCAGATGCGACTGAAGCAGCGATTAAACTTGCTAAAACCTTTACTGGCCGTAGTTCAGTGATCAGCTTCTCTGGTGGCTATCACGGTATGACTCACGGTTCTTTGGCAATGACAGGTAACCTGTCTGCGAAGAACTCAGTGAATGGTTTAATGCCAGGCGTTCAATTCATGCCATATCCGCATGAATACCGTTGCCCATTGGGTCTAGGCGGTGAAGCGGGCGTTGATGCTTTGACTTATTATTTCGAAAACTTCATTGAAGATGTCGAAAGCGGTGTAACCAAGCCAGCAGCTGTAATTCTTGAAGCGATTCAGGGTGAAGGCGGTGTGGTAACAGCACCAGTAAAATGGCTGCAAAAAATCCGTGAAGTAACAGAAAAACACAACATTGTGTTGATTCTTGACGAAGTTCAAGCAGGCTTTGCGCGTTCAGGCAAAATGTTCGCATTCGAACATGCGGGTATCGAACCTGATGTGGTTGTAATGTCTAAAGCTGTTGGCGGTAGTTTGCCACTTGCAGTACTGGGTATCAAACGTAAATTTGATGCATGGCAACCTGCTGGCCACACCGGCACTTTCCGTGGTAACCAGCTGGCAATGGGTACAGGTCTTGCGACTCTACAAACCATTAAAGAACAAAATCTTGCGCAAAATGCACAAGAACGCGGTGATTTCCTGCAAGCTGAACTGAAAAAACTGGCGGCTGAATTCCCATGTATCGGTAATGTACGTGGTCGCGGTCTGATGATCGGTGTTGAAATCGTGGATGAGCGTAAACCAGCGGATCATATGGGTTCTTTCCCTGCTGATGGCCAATTGGCTGCAGCAATTCAAACCGCTTGTTTCAACAACAAACTGTTGCTGGAAAAAGGTGGTCGTAACGGTACAGTA
- a CDS encoding transposase family protein — protein MPQKFQSKGLKKQKKSYSGKKKTHTFKVQAIIHYQTQKILSLCTSRGTVHDFELFKRNLNQIPAGAFILADKGYQGIYTVYPNSLLPLKAKRHCKLDPELKIYNQEINKRRIGIEHVFGSLKTFKILAERYRNRGKRLALRFNLIAGIYNLELSEK, from the coding sequence ATGCCACAGAAATTCCAATCCAAAGGCCTAAAAAAACAGAAGAAAAGCTATAGCGGCAAGAAAAAGACCCACACTTTCAAAGTACAGGCCATCATTCATTATCAAACTCAAAAAATCCTGAGTTTATGTACGAGTCGTGGTACCGTACATGATTTCGAACTCTTCAAACGTAACTTGAATCAGATTCCTGCAGGTGCATTTATCCTTGCGGATAAGGGTTATCAGGGAATTTATACAGTGTATCCAAATAGCCTGTTGCCATTAAAAGCCAAAAGACACTGTAAATTGGATCCTGAATTGAAAATCTATAATCAAGAAATCAATAAAAGAAGAATCGGAATTGAGCATGTATTTGGCAGTTTGAAAACCTTCAAAATTCTTGCTGAGCGATATCGCAATCGAGGCAAAAGACTAGCATTAAGATTCAATCTAATTGCTGGAATTTATAACTTGGAGCTGAGTGAAAAATGA
- a CDS encoding glyceraldehyde-3-phosphate dehydrogenase, which translates to MSKDTIVALHAEHQGRWKNREELAERMIALVGQLYREKNIVATVYGRSLINRSVIQILKAHRRTRVLDVELSVVDTFPILEALAKVENIGTAEIDLGKLAVEFKAKGGDVNAFVADAVKSLEGNATSVEGKDVVLYGFGRIGRILARLMISQSGLGRGLNLKAIVVRKSSDGDLEKRASLLRRDSIHGPFAGTISVDEENEAIIANGQFIKVIYASNPSEVDYTAYGIENALVIDNTGKWRDAEGLAQHLKCPGAARVILTAPGKGDMKNVVFGVNQADILDEDQIISAASCTTNAITPTLKVLNDKYTVINGHVETVHSFTNDQNLIDNYHKADRRGRAATLNMVITETGAAKAVAKALPALKGKLTGNSVRVPTPNVSLAILNLTLDKEVDRDEVNEYIRQISINSNLQGQIGYTNSTEVVSSDFIGSRTAGVFDAQATITSGNRLTCYVWYDNEVGYSCQVLRIAEQMGGVSYPKVPAETNA; encoded by the coding sequence GTGAGCAAAGACACTATCGTTGCCCTCCATGCAGAGCACCAAGGTCGTTGGAAAAACCGTGAAGAACTTGCGGAACGTATGATTGCCCTAGTAGGTCAGTTATATCGTGAAAAAAATATCGTAGCTACAGTTTACGGTCGCTCTTTAATTAACCGTTCTGTAATCCAGATCCTTAAAGCGCATCGTCGTACTCGCGTATTAGACGTTGAGCTTTCTGTTGTAGACACTTTCCCAATCCTTGAAGCATTGGCAAAAGTGGAAAACATCGGTACTGCTGAAATTGATCTAGGCAAACTTGCTGTTGAATTCAAAGCAAAAGGTGGTGATGTTAACGCATTCGTTGCTGACGCTGTGAAATCACTTGAAGGCAATGCAACTTCTGTAGAAGGTAAAGACGTGGTGCTTTACGGTTTCGGTCGTATCGGTCGTATCCTGGCCCGTTTGATGATCAGCCAGTCAGGTCTAGGCCGCGGCTTGAACCTGAAAGCAATCGTAGTTCGTAAATCATCTGACGGTGACCTTGAAAAACGTGCGTCTTTATTACGTCGTGACTCAATCCACGGTCCATTTGCGGGTACGATTTCTGTAGACGAAGAAAACGAAGCAATCATTGCAAACGGCCAGTTCATCAAAGTGATCTATGCATCTAATCCATCTGAAGTGGATTACACTGCATACGGTATCGAAAATGCTTTAGTGATCGACAACACTGGTAAATGGCGTGATGCTGAAGGTCTTGCTCAACACCTGAAATGTCCAGGCGCTGCTCGCGTAATTCTGACTGCACCTGGTAAAGGTGACATGAAGAACGTTGTATTTGGTGTGAACCAGGCTGACATCCTTGATGAAGATCAAATCATCTCTGCTGCAAGCTGTACTACCAATGCGATCACTCCAACACTGAAAGTGTTAAACGACAAATACACAGTGATCAATGGTCACGTTGAAACAGTTCACTCGTTCACAAACGACCAGAACCTGATCGACAACTACCATAAAGCTGATCGTCGTGGCCGTGCTGCAACATTGAACATGGTTATTACTGAGACTGGTGCTGCTAAAGCGGTTGCGAAAGCACTTCCTGCACTGAAAGGCAAGTTGACTGGTAACTCTGTACGTGTTCCTACGCCAAACGTATCTCTTGCAATTCTGAACCTGACTTTAGACAAAGAAGTTGATCGTGATGAAGTAAATGAATACATTCGCCAAATCTCAATCAATTCTAACCTTCAAGGTCAAATCGGTTATACAAACTCGACTGAAGTTGTATCTTCTGACTTTATCGGTTCTCGTACTGCAGGTGTATTCGACGCTCAAGCGACCATCACTTCAGGCAACCGTTTAACTTGCTACGTTTGGTATGATAACGAAGTAGGTTATAGCTGCCAGGTACTTCGTATTGCTGAGCAAATGGGCGGCGTAAGCTATCCAAAAGTTCCTGCTGAAACAAATGCATAA
- a CDS encoding SIMPL domain-containing protein (The SIMPL domain is named for its presence in mouse protein SIMPL (signalling molecule that associates with mouse pelle-like kinase). Bacterial member BP26, from Brucella, was shown to assemble into a channel-like structure, while YggE from E. coli has been associated with resistance to oxidative stress.), with amino-acid sequence MRLSSFSALALLGALSSAAFAAPEETLNYNVVNISAEASRDISNDLMNANLFVEKSNKQPAELAAQINQLMTQAINTAKKYPTVKIETGSQHTYPVYDNDNRKLREWRARAQVRIESTDFKAASQLIAELQQNFQTESINFTVSEAKRKKVENELMLEASKNFQQRAQSLAQAWNKPGYQLVNLNINTNNSGYPPVPRMAMAKSAYAEAVPEQEMAAGESKMTVSANGSIQFK; translated from the coding sequence ATGCGTCTTTCTTCTTTTTCAGCGCTTGCTTTGCTCGGCGCATTATCTTCTGCCGCTTTCGCAGCTCCTGAAGAAACCTTGAATTATAATGTGGTGAATATCTCAGCAGAAGCCAGCCGCGATATTTCCAATGACTTGATGAACGCCAATTTATTTGTTGAAAAATCTAATAAACAGCCGGCTGAGCTGGCAGCACAAATCAATCAGTTGATGACACAGGCCATTAATACTGCTAAAAAATATCCTACGGTAAAAATTGAAACTGGTTCACAGCATACCTATCCAGTCTATGACAACGACAACCGTAAGCTAAGAGAATGGCGTGCTCGTGCGCAGGTACGAATTGAATCAACTGACTTTAAAGCCGCCTCGCAACTGATTGCTGAGCTACAACAGAACTTCCAGACTGAATCAATTAACTTCACAGTATCTGAAGCAAAACGTAAGAAAGTCGAAAACGAGCTGATGCTTGAAGCTTCGAAAAACTTCCAGCAACGTGCGCAAAGTCTGGCTCAAGCCTGGAACAAACCAGGCTATCAACTGGTGAATCTGAATATCAACACCAATAATTCGGGTTATCCACCTGTGCCACGCATGGCGATGGCCAAATCTGCTTATGCCGAAGCAGTTCCAGAACAGGAAATGGCAGCGGGTGAATCCAAAATGACCGTGAGCGCCAATGGTTCTATTCAGTTTAAATAA
- the cgtA gene encoding Obg family GTPase CgtA, whose translation MRFVDEAVITVEAGDGGNGVASFRREKFVPFGGPDGGDGGRGGSIYIQADDDTSTLVDYRYTRKFRAERGKNGAGANCAGRGGESVILKVPVGTTIVDSESGDIIGDLVEDGQKVLVAHGGQGGLGNTHFKSSTNRSPRKCTHGTKGEFREIRLELKVLADVGLLGMPNAGKSTFIRAVSAAKPKVADYPFTTMVPNLGVVDADRHRSFVMADIPGLIEGAAEGAGLGIRFLKHLARTRILLHIVDVQPIDGSDPAYNAKAILNELQKFSPTLSKLPVVLVLNKVDQLAVDTRDEWCNHILEELQWEGPVFKTSGLTAEGTKDVVYYLMDQIEQQREREVEDPEYAAEMKEFRDQLEAETREQTIAAKEAYREMRRAQRLGGDDFDDEDDDDSDVEVYYVR comes from the coding sequence ATGCGCTTTGTTGATGAAGCAGTCATTACCGTAGAGGCTGGCGACGGTGGCAATGGCGTAGCCAGTTTTCGCCGTGAAAAGTTCGTACCATTTGGTGGTCCAGATGGTGGTGATGGTGGTCGTGGCGGCAGCATTTATATTCAGGCTGACGACGACACGAGTACCCTTGTAGATTATCGTTATACCCGTAAATTTCGCGCTGAACGTGGTAAAAACGGTGCTGGCGCAAACTGTGCTGGTCGTGGTGGCGAATCAGTTATTTTAAAAGTTCCTGTGGGAACAACAATCGTCGATTCAGAATCTGGCGATATTATTGGCGATCTGGTTGAAGATGGCCAGAAAGTATTAGTGGCACATGGCGGCCAAGGTGGTTTGGGTAATACGCACTTCAAATCATCAACCAACCGTTCTCCGCGTAAATGTACACATGGTACTAAAGGCGAATTCCGTGAAATCCGCCTTGAGCTGAAAGTACTGGCTGATGTGGGCTTGCTTGGCATGCCAAACGCAGGTAAATCAACCTTTATCCGTGCAGTCTCTGCAGCAAAACCAAAAGTGGCAGATTATCCGTTTACGACCATGGTACCTAATCTGGGTGTAGTGGATGCGGATCGTCACCGTTCATTTGTAATGGCGGATATTCCAGGTCTGATCGAAGGTGCGGCAGAAGGTGCAGGTCTCGGGATTCGCTTCCTGAAACATTTGGCACGTACCCGTATTCTGCTTCACATTGTCGATGTTCAACCGATTGACGGTTCAGATCCAGCTTACAATGCCAAAGCGATTTTGAATGAGTTGCAAAAATTCTCCCCAACACTTTCAAAATTACCGGTGGTATTGGTTCTGAATAAGGTCGATCAGCTTGCTGTAGATACTCGCGATGAATGGTGTAATCACATTCTTGAAGAATTGCAGTGGGAAGGTCCTGTCTTTAAAACTTCAGGCTTAACGGCTGAAGGAACTAAGGATGTGGTGTATTACCTGATGGATCAAATCGAGCAGCAACGCGAACGCGAAGTTGAAGATCCTGAATACGCAGCAGAGATGAAAGAATTCCGTGATCAGCTTGAAGCTGAAACACGTGAACAAACGATTGCTGCGAAAGAAGCTTATCGTGAAATGCGTCGCGCTCAACGTCTGGGCGGCGATGACTTTGATGATGAAGATGATGACGACAGCGACGTAGAAGTATATTACGTACGTTAA
- the proB gene encoding glutamate 5-kinase, with translation MIEVVDGQRQLKGCKRIVVKIGSSLLTANGQGLDLDAISHWAGQIADLHNAGHEIILVSSGAVAEGMVRMKLENRPTDLPSLQACAAIGQMGLIQTWSSVLEKHSIQTAQVLLTHDDLADRRRYLNSCDALQHLIDWHVIPVINENDTVSTDEIRFGDNDTLAAMVAGQVHADLLIILTDQEGMFDSDPRSNPDAKLFHTVRAMDESLFDMAGGGGKFGRGGMLTKVRAARLAAKSGCPTLIASGDSDNVLSRLMAGEMLGTLFITDDDRMTAHQQWLAAHLQTAGRLVIDDGAVKAIKENHRSLLPVGVKAVEGHFDRGDVVECVDRQGHRIAVGRVNFSSRSAEIVKGLASDKVHQVLGEARSLEMIHRNHMAIY, from the coding sequence ATGATAGAAGTGGTAGATGGGCAACGTCAGCTCAAGGGTTGTAAACGAATCGTTGTTAAAATCGGATCATCTTTACTCACAGCAAACGGGCAAGGTTTAGATTTAGATGCGATCTCGCATTGGGCGGGACAAATCGCGGATCTACACAATGCCGGACACGAGATTATTCTCGTTTCTTCCGGAGCTGTGGCTGAAGGTATGGTTCGAATGAAACTTGAGAATCGACCCACCGATCTACCCAGTCTTCAGGCTTGTGCTGCCATTGGTCAGATGGGTTTAATCCAGACCTGGTCAAGTGTGCTGGAAAAACACAGCATTCAAACTGCTCAGGTGTTATTGACTCATGATGACCTGGCAGACCGTCGTCGCTATCTCAACTCTTGTGATGCTTTGCAGCACCTGATTGATTGGCATGTGATTCCGGTCATTAATGAAAATGACACGGTTTCTACTGACGAAATTCGCTTTGGTGATAACGATACCTTAGCTGCGATGGTGGCGGGACAAGTTCACGCAGATCTGCTGATTATCCTGACTGATCAGGAAGGCATGTTTGACTCGGATCCACGTTCTAATCCGGATGCCAAACTGTTCCATACCGTGCGTGCCATGGATGAAAGCCTGTTTGATATGGCAGGCGGCGGCGGAAAATTTGGTCGTGGCGGTATGCTGACTAAAGTTCGTGCTGCACGTCTGGCTGCGAAATCTGGTTGCCCAACCTTGATCGCTAGTGGTGATAGTGACAATGTTTTATCGCGCCTGATGGCAGGTGAAATGTTGGGTACGTTATTTATCACTGATGATGATCGCATGACTGCACATCAGCAATGGTTAGCAGCGCATCTGCAAACTGCAGGTCGTCTGGTGATTGATGATGGCGCGGTTAAAGCCATCAAAGAGAATCACCGTAGCCTATTGCCGGTCGGTGTCAAAGCCGTAGAAGGACATTTTGACCGTGGGGATGTGGTTGAATGTGTTGACCGACAAGGTCACCGCATTGCTGTAGGACGTGTCAACTTCAGTTCACGTTCAGCGGAAATCGTGAAAGGTCTGGCCTCAGATAAAGTGCATCAGGTCTTGGGTGAAGCGCGTTCTTTAGAGATGATTCACCGTAATCATATGGCGATTTACTAA
- a CDS encoding IS481 family transposase: MNREIQQRLVWVKLFEETNNAGLVCRRCGISRPTLRKWWKRYSEQGIDGLSSQSKRPLKSPNTKINAELEALILEMRSARNLGARRLQTELMRLHGVSLSLATIHKVLSTHQVKPIKKFRRKVDFIRYERPLPGDRIQMDTCKLGPGLCQYTSIDDCTRYRVLRIYKRRTAANTLDFLDCVIEEMPFPIQRIQTDRGREFFAEKVQKKMMQHGIKFRPNKPGSPHLNGKVERSQKTDKSEFYATVDIDSEDIQNKLAEWQHYYNWMRPHSALKGKTPMERYFELCEETPFSDEVQKQYSPSNERIQHANYKMDLEIAKLK, from the coding sequence ATGAACAGAGAAATTCAACAAAGACTCGTATGGGTTAAATTATTTGAAGAGACCAATAATGCTGGCCTGGTTTGTCGGAGATGTGGCATTTCTAGACCAACGTTACGCAAGTGGTGGAAACGATATTCTGAACAAGGTATTGATGGATTAAGTAGTCAGAGTAAACGTCCCTTAAAATCGCCAAATACTAAAATCAATGCTGAGCTAGAAGCTTTAATATTAGAAATGCGCTCGGCTAGAAATCTTGGTGCTCGACGTTTGCAAACAGAATTAATGAGGCTGCACGGAGTCTCGTTGTCCTTAGCGACTATCCATAAAGTACTATCCACCCATCAAGTCAAACCGATTAAAAAATTCCGTCGTAAAGTAGATTTCATTCGTTATGAACGCCCATTACCAGGCGATAGAATTCAAATGGATACCTGTAAACTGGGTCCTGGACTATGTCAGTACACATCTATCGATGACTGCACACGATATCGCGTTTTAAGGATATATAAACGCCGAACAGCAGCGAATACTCTCGACTTTTTAGACTGCGTAATTGAAGAAATGCCTTTTCCCATACAGCGAATACAGACCGATCGTGGACGAGAATTCTTTGCTGAAAAAGTACAGAAAAAAATGATGCAGCATGGAATCAAATTTAGGCCAAATAAACCAGGTTCACCTCATCTGAATGGCAAGGTAGAGCGCTCACAAAAGACTGATAAATCTGAGTTCTACGCTACTGTAGATATCGATTCAGAGGATATCCAGAACAAACTGGCAGAATGGCAGCATTACTATAACTGGATGAGACCACATTCAGCTTTGAAAGGTAAAACACCGATGGAAAGGTACTTTGAATTATGTGAAGAAACTCCTTTCTCAGATGAAGTCCAGAAGCAATACAGCCCCTCAAATGAACGGATTCAACATGCCAATTACAAGATGGATTTAGAGATCGCTAAATTGAAATGA
- a CDS encoding helix-turn-helix domain-containing protein: MTKYAISPLLGQVLSNECPSREILEHLTNKWSVLVLHCLSEGVHRFSELKQRIEGVSEKMLAQTLKMLEQDGFILRTVYPVVPPKVEYQLTITGSQAAEKINYLIGWVERSLPEILENKERVAK, translated from the coding sequence ATGACCAAGTATGCAATCAGTCCATTACTGGGGCAGGTGCTATCCAATGAATGTCCATCCCGTGAAATACTGGAACATCTCACCAATAAATGGTCAGTGCTGGTATTGCACTGTTTAAGTGAGGGCGTACATCGCTTTAGTGAGTTGAAACAGCGAATTGAAGGGGTCAGTGAAAAGATGCTGGCACAAACCTTAAAAATGCTGGAACAAGATGGTTTTATTTTAAGAACGGTATATCCGGTTGTACCCCCTAAAGTGGAATATCAATTGACCATTACCGGTTCGCAAGCGGCAGAAAAAATAAATTATTTGATTGGCTGGGTAGAGCGGAGTTTGCCAGAGATTTTGGAAAATAAAGAGCGTGTTGCTAAATAA
- a CDS encoding phosphatase PAP2 family protein encodes MSLDQLNLYLFHLLNVPDQASIWMINYASLIAHDLVYLFLLIFAITWLRGSREIKTGIIKAAIFTAITLSISEVLSAVLNTPRPFVMEVGQTLIEHAPTGSFPSNHMSIFSGIAFAYYFSAQRDLGRILLWTAWLVAWSRVYVGVHFPIDMVGAFLIALAVNLAGLPLWWKYENKIMSFIFSIHQFLFKPFIRMGWVK; translated from the coding sequence ATGTCACTCGATCAACTAAACCTGTATCTGTTTCATCTTCTCAATGTACCTGACCAAGCCTCGATCTGGATGATTAACTATGCCAGTCTGATAGCGCATGATCTGGTGTATTTATTTCTGCTGATTTTTGCTATTACCTGGCTGCGTGGCAGTCGTGAAATCAAAACAGGGATTATTAAAGCTGCGATCTTCACAGCAATCACCTTGTCGATTAGCGAGGTATTATCTGCCGTTCTAAACACACCCCGCCCTTTTGTCATGGAGGTTGGTCAAACCCTGATTGAGCACGCACCTACAGGTTCATTCCCAAGCAATCACATGAGTATTTTTAGCGGGATTGCCTTTGCCTATTATTTCTCAGCACAACGTGATTTGGGACGAATCCTGCTCTGGACTGCCTGGCTGGTAGCCTGGTCACGGGTTTATGTGGGTGTACATTTTCCGATTGATATGGTGGGAGCATTCCTGATTGCTTTAGCAGTCAATCTTGCCGGCTTACCGCTCTGGTGGAAATATGAGAATAAAATCATGAGCTTTATTTTCAGCATTCATCAATTCCTGTTTAAGCCTTTTATTCGGATGGGCTGGGTGAAGTAA
- a CDS encoding transposase family protein — translation MKYIDSNKLSDPQFKRYTGISWSTFDLMVEQLKKHVPAKGRPPKLSLEDQVLLCLSYWREYRTLFHVATSYGVSEPTASRIVRHVEDCLIRSNLFNLPKDLPEGEGIDWNVVIVDATEIPIQRPKKTEEKL, via the coding sequence ATGAAATACATCGATTCAAACAAGCTTTCTGATCCTCAGTTCAAGCGATACACGGGCATCTCATGGTCAACCTTTGATTTAATGGTTGAGCAATTGAAGAAACATGTCCCTGCCAAAGGCAGACCGCCCAAGTTAAGCCTGGAAGACCAGGTTCTGCTCTGTCTAAGCTATTGGCGGGAATACCGAACCTTATTTCACGTTGCGACGAGCTACGGGGTTTCAGAGCCCACAGCCTCAAGAATTGTCCGTCATGTTGAAGACTGCCTGATTCGGTCCAATCTGTTTAATTTACCCAAAGATTTACCCGAGGGCGAAGGCATCGATTGGAATGTTGTGATCGTGGATGCCACAGAAATTCCAATCCAAAGGCCTAAAAAAACAGAAGAAAAGCTATAG